CCCTGCGTCACCTCGAAGATTCGCGGCATGAGCATGTGCACGTGCTTTCCGCAAGCCTGTTCAAGATAACTGAAAATACGGAGTCAAATACAGGACCGAGCTTAAGGGGCAAGGGACACAAATGCGTTGACTTGAAAGAACAGTTTGCAGCTAAGCAACGCGGTTACACCCTGAGGTAGCCCCGTCCCTTGTGTCTTGCTGGAGATTCGCGATTCACGAGAATCGCCTTGCTCGCTCACATTTCGGGCGTGTATCACCGCGTAGGCGCGCGGTGTTCATTCAATGGTTTTGTACCGGTTCAACCAGGAGGTAATTTGTTCCAAGGTTTTTGTGTTGCCTGCCATACACCTCATGCACGCATGGAGAAAGGGGCCAAGAGTGACTGCAGCTACTTCTTGACTGTGAATGCTGGGGTATGCGTACCAGCTGTCAACGCGTCTTGTGGAAAAACTGTTGATCAACGCAGTGAAGGGCGGTTCGTTATGTTTTCGTGCTGGAACGTCGctccacccccccccccaaccCCCCCGTGCCGAGACGTCCCTGACCCTTCGCCTCTACCAATTCATGCCCCCGTGTTCATCCTAGTCCAGATGTCAACATGCATTGGAGTAAGACACAGTGGTGCATATGACCCTAAAGTAAACTTTGCGGTTTTGCCTTTCTCAAACAATCCGTGTTCTGCCATTTTGAAGAGGGTTGAGGGGATCACCTGAGCATGATGGTTTTGGGCAGATGACTAGGATGCTTAGGCGGACATACAAATCACCTCGCCTATGTCTAGGATTTTTGTGTTCCAGCGACTGTCGGTAAGTAGACCTTCGTGCCAAAGGGCGACTTTGGTTTTCGGCAGCGGATTTTTTTGGAAAAGTCGGGTCGCGAAATTTAGCCTTTCCTAGGATCACTACCGATGCTTCCACGGCACGAAGATCTTTTCGCTGAACTCTAATTTTCGAAAGTGAGGTAAGGAGCAAAGGCTGCCGCCAGTAACTACGCCGAGCTGGTGTCAATGAAGAGCGTAGGCGCGTTTCGTGGCTCTTGGGAGAGAGCATCTCACCGGTCGGTAGAGCGACGAAATGAGTTTCAATAACATTGACGGATTCGTTTCGACAAGACTACCTGGACAGGGCCGAGCACACGGCGGGGCCTGCGAGGCCTCCTAAAGCCCCGGCCACGCCTGTGTACGAAGATGAAACGGGTCAATGCACCCACGATATCCGTGCTCCCCGACAGTCCTGCAGACCTCTTGGGGATGACCATTTTCTTTTAAAATGGAAGAAGGGCGTTCATTGAAGAAACACAAAGACAACTGATTCATTTCCTAGCTGACTGACGGGAACAATGGACCTGCGTGTAACCAACAAGCGGAACAGACCCTCCGAAAGGATCTCTCTGCAGGTTATCCAAGTTTGTGACCTGTGCAAACGAGAACAAACAGGGGAAAGTGTTCTTTCTCATCTGTTGCTTCCTGCATTCACGCTGTATCTGAACTGACTCAGATCGATGCCCGAGCTACATGCTGTGTTTCTGTTTAACTCTTAAGATCAAACAAGTGGAAAGGACTGCCCAAAGTGTGGTGCAACGATTTCTCTTGTTGGAGCTTCTCGTACAATGGCAGTCTGCTACGTGGATATATACGGCCATCAACCGTGGGTTTTGATCTGGTTGTTCTGCTAACAACCACACGGTTATTATTGCGCCTTTTTGATGCGGAGAGTACCACAACATCACCGTAGATGACCGGGAGTTCAATACGTCGAACTCTGCACGAATGAGCCGAGATTggcgccccccccccccccgcgtaCCTCTCGACTCAACTCCATAAAGTCCTCAGCCATCTCCTTTCCAATTTGAGAAAGTGTGTCTGCCGATCTGTTGGGCTTCTCCATGGCTTGCTTGTGTTTGCTCCACGGATGGTTGCAATTACAAACCCACGGAGAGTCGAACTTGTTGCACGAGCAGGAAGTTCTACCGAGGCAAGCATcgatgcacacacacacacacacacacaagcgCCCGCTGTGTGCACTAAGAACTTACAGATCCGCCGGATCTCAGACAAATCCAACCCCAAGGAGCGGAACTCGTGGGCCACTCCAGCGTGACCCCAAGAGCGTCCCGTAGCGTGCGTGTGCCGAGATGCCTTGACTGAAAAGTCCTCTTGATTCTGGATGAAATCAGTTTATCTCATCAGGCAACTAAATTCGCTAGACGTTCAAACCTGTGGAGATAGCTGTACAACCGTCGGTcttgagagacagagcgcagCCACGACATGGGCGAGGCTCTCGTTCGACGCACTCACCGTGTGCACTTGAAGGAAAGTGGATCGTGCTCGACGTGCTTGTGCTTGCACCTGCACCTGTTCGCAAGACAAGACGGCTGTCGGCGCGAGTGTCCGTACACCCTGGCCGGTTGAAAACCCATCGCCATCGCCACGGCTCCACCAGAGACGGAAAATGTGCAAACGCACCGAATTCACCGCCCACGGCCACTGCGGTCAGGTAACCCCATCAAGTGTGACACATTCATGAACCAATCCGCAGCAGAACATGGGGCGTAAGCaaaggaaaacgacagaaCGGGCGAGAGGGTCATCCAGAGTTATCGGCGGCATTTGTTTCTTTCCTGGTGCCAACAACAGATATTTCTTCACTCGTCAATCTGATTACCTACGAACAGGAGGTTCTCAGTTGTGTTTACAGGATCAGGATGCAAAACTGCAAGGCAAAGACAGATTCTGCTCGCAGCCGCTACAGCCATTCCTGGTTCTCGTCTAAAGACAGGTATGCACGGAGGATTTGCCTGCAACAGTacgcttccctttcctttgtGCCTGCAAGGTCATGAACGTGTTGTCGCGGTAAGAGCTCCGATCTAGTCTCAGCCAGCTGGCGTGCGTCATCCACTACTCAGGCTACCACCTACCTTAAGATCCACGCACCCTCTGCAACAATGTAGAAGAAATCGCGGCATTTGCACTTGCCGTTTGTGCACCCAAACGTCGCGGGACCATCGACACTTAGACTCTTGGATAGCCCCTTTGTGTGTTCTTTCAAACGGTGGCCACACAGACACCGACATTCTTCACGAATGACAATGCATGTTTTGTCACATGCTTCACAGATCCAACGACCTTTAAGCGTCAGCGGTGGCAGTGGGAAAGCTAGACGGCAACCCGACTTTCCCCCGCTGTTCTTTTTGTTGAACGCATCTTGCTGGCAACCGTCGTCGCTCCCACGGCACTCGGTCGTGCTTGACCATGATGCAGGGGTTGTTGTTTCGGCGCAGCAGCCA
The sequence above is a segment of the Neospora caninum Liverpool complete genome, chromosome IX genome. Coding sequences within it:
- a CDS encoding loc549482 protein, related yields the protein MEKRAPPDTSVGCCAETTTPASWSSTTECRGSDDGCQQDAFNKKNSGGKSGCRLAFPLPPLTLKGRWICEACDKTCIVIREECRCLCGHRLKEHTKGLSKSLSVDGPATFGCTNGKCKCRDFFYIVAEGAWILRCRCKHKHVEHDPLSFKCTRTSCSCNKFDSPWVCNCNHPWSKHKQAMEKPNRSADTLSQIGKEMAEDFMELSREVTNLDNLQRDPFGGSVPLVGYTQVHCSRQSARK